One Heptranchias perlo isolate sHepPer1 chromosome 39, sHepPer1.hap1, whole genome shotgun sequence DNA segment encodes these proteins:
- the LOC137305124 gene encoding claudin-4-like, translated as MGSAMLEITGLFLSVNGFICVILACSLPLWKVPAFQGANIVTAVQTWEGLWMNCVSQSTGELVCNTFDSVLILSEDLQVARALTTTAGVLATIGILVTIAGASWTKLINDVSRKARVISAGGFIFMVTGILQLIPVSWTANRIIKDFYNKSIPDNIKRELGPSLYIGMTAGVLFIAGSGLLWSSCCTSKAQRTHPAHYVRGQANYSQSHYV; from the coding sequence ATGGGATCTGCTATGCTGGAGATCACTGGCCTCTTCCTCTCTGTAAATGGGTTTATCTGTGTTATCCTGGCTTGCTCACTGCCCCTGTGGAAGGTGCCAGCTTTCCAAGGTGCCAACATCGTGACGGCTGTACAGACCTGGGAGGGTCTGTGGATGAACTGTGTATCGCAGAGCACCGGCGAGCTGGTCTGCAACACCTTCGACTCCGTGCTGATCTTGAGCGAGGACCTCCAAGTGGCCCGAGCTCTGACCACCACAGCAGGCGTGCTGGCGACCATCGGCATCTTGGTGACCATCGCCGGAGCCAGCTGGACCAAGCTGATCAACGACGTGTCCCGCAAGGCCCGGGTCATCTCGGCTGGGGGGTTCATCTTCATGGTAACGGGCATTCTGCAGCTCATCCCAGTGTCGTGGACGGCCAACAGGATCATCAAAGATTTCTACAACAAGTCAATTCCCGATAACATCAAGAGAGAATTGGGGCCGTCTTTATATATCGGCATGACAGCTGGCGTCCTCTTCATTGCTGGCAGTGGGCTTTTATGGAGCTCCTGTTGCACGTCGAAAGCACAGAGAACTCATCCAGCACATTACGTCCGTGGTCAAGCAAACTATAGTCAAAGTCATTATGTCTAG